From Aquabacter sp. L1I39, the proteins below share one genomic window:
- a CDS encoding head-tail connector protein — protein MADVIDTLEIVTIPSLHDALNITIDGDDLKLERLVETARDFIEGYVGPLDDFETADAVPAAIAQAMRLYVGHLYDEDAAPVPEGVFALIGPYRKWEF, from the coding sequence ATGGCTGACGTTATCGACACCCTGGAAATCGTCACCATCCCGTCGCTTCACGACGCGCTGAACATCACCATTGATGGCGACGATCTGAAGCTTGAACGGCTGGTGGAGACCGCACGGGACTTCATCGAGGGCTATGTGGGGCCGCTCGATGACTTCGAGACGGCAGACGCGGTGCCCGCCGCCATCGCCCAAGCCATGCGCCTCTATGTGGGGCACCTCTATGACGAAGATGCCGCGCCCGTTCCTGAAGGCGTGTTCGCCCTGATCGGCCCCTACCGAAAGTGGGAGTTCTGA
- a CDS encoding spike base protein, RCAP_Rcc01079 family produces the protein MDPFDSFALQVSDQAVKLAAITPANADLAQATRALYVGTGGDLVVIGKDDSASVTLKNVPSGTILPLRVKRVAAATTATDILGLY, from the coding sequence ATGGACCCGTTCGATTCCTTTGCGCTCCAGGTATCCGACCAAGCCGTAAAGCTCGCCGCGATCACGCCCGCGAACGCCGACCTGGCACAGGCTACCCGCGCCCTTTATGTCGGCACCGGCGGCGACCTGGTGGTGATCGGCAAGGATGATTCCGCCTCGGTGACGCTCAAGAACGTCCCTTCCGGGACGATCCTCCCGCTTCGCGTCAAGCGGGTGGCTGCCGCCACCACGGCAACTGACATCCTGGGGCTCTACTGA
- a CDS encoding head-tail adaptor protein, whose protein sequence is MKAGSLDRIITVQRFTEERDDLGQVTATWATIATLRAQKIQASTSEYLKGEGFKGEAAVVFRVRWLDGLTVKDRVLSDGIAHDIKELKEIGRRKGLDIRTVASGATAPA, encoded by the coding sequence ATGAAAGCCGGGAGCCTTGATCGCATCATCACGGTGCAGCGCTTCACCGAGGAACGCGATGACCTCGGACAGGTGACGGCCACATGGGCAACCATCGCCACCCTGCGAGCGCAGAAGATCCAGGCGAGCACATCCGAGTACCTCAAGGGCGAAGGCTTCAAGGGAGAAGCCGCAGTCGTCTTCCGCGTGCGCTGGTTGGACGGGCTCACGGTGAAGGACCGCGTGCTCTCCGATGGCATCGCCCACGACATCAAGGAGCTCAAGGAGATCGGCCGCCGCAAGGGCCTGGACATCCGCACCGTCGCCAGCGGCGCCACGGCGCCAGCCTGA
- a CDS encoding HK97-gp10 family putative phage morphogenesis protein codes for MARIRTRRYGSSAKRVDAMIDGATKEAIAATQPALMRAGKIVAADMKRLAETSRDTGNLIESITVTPGGKSTPPYSQPGGEEEVPDNMVMITAGDSDARYPHLVEYGTAKAKAQPFFWPAFRLGRKKAAQSIQRAISKAVRKGANSGV; via the coding sequence ATGGCGCGCATTCGGACACGTCGATACGGCAGCAGCGCGAAGCGGGTGGACGCCATGATTGACGGCGCCACCAAGGAAGCCATTGCCGCCACGCAGCCGGCCTTGATGCGCGCCGGCAAGATCGTGGCCGCCGACATGAAGCGGCTCGCAGAAACCTCCCGCGACACCGGCAACCTGATCGAAAGCATCACGGTGACGCCCGGCGGAAAGAGCACCCCTCCTTACAGCCAGCCCGGCGGCGAGGAAGAGGTGCCCGACAACATGGTGATGATCACGGCAGGCGATAGCGATGCCCGGTATCCGCACCTGGTCGAGTACGGCACCGCGAAAGCCAAGGCCCAGCCCTTCTTCTGGCCAGCCTTCCGCCTGGGCCGAAAGAAGGCCGCCCAATCCATCCAACGCGCCATTTCCAAAGCCGTCCGCAAGGGCGCCAATTCTGGAGTTTGA
- a CDS encoding phage major capsid protein, which yields MQHLEFKANFTAGDAGQIAGYASLFGRPADAVRDIVEPGAFKASLMLRTPEMKAEHAGPAIGAWDEVVEDEMGLRVKGRLNLDNPAGRAVYADVIAGRKGGLSIGYVATKSAKDASGARVLAQVDLHEISIVRNPASSRTRILSVKSKEGSMPGDENGAAADTAALEVKVADLDKAVKSLPVVDLKPFTERLDKIEAKMNRPATKDTPAEPTLERKSFATYLRHGNATPAEELKSLTVSSDPQGGYLAPAEMSTEFVRDLVEFSPIRAVASVRSTGAPSVIYPKRTGITNAKWKGETQASEASEPAFGQLEIPVKEVNTFVDVSNQLLADSAGQAEAEVRLALAEDFGQKEGLAFLKGNGVLEPTGLLTDASIGYTANGHATNLSADALIGFMYALPAAYRNRGSWLLNGTTLAVIRKLKDGQGNYLWQPSFQAGQPETILGRPVVEAVDMPDIAADAFPIMFGDLATGYRIVDRVALTILVNPYIRATDGVTRIHATRRVGGGVIQPKALRKLKMAVS from the coding sequence ATGCAGCACCTTGAGTTCAAAGCCAACTTCACCGCCGGGGATGCAGGCCAGATCGCGGGATATGCCTCGCTCTTCGGCCGCCCGGCGGACGCTGTGCGCGACATCGTGGAGCCGGGGGCGTTCAAGGCCTCCCTGATGCTGCGCACGCCTGAGATGAAGGCCGAGCACGCCGGCCCCGCCATCGGCGCATGGGATGAAGTCGTGGAAGACGAGATGGGCCTTCGCGTGAAAGGCCGCCTCAACCTCGATAACCCCGCCGGCCGCGCCGTCTATGCCGACGTGATCGCCGGCCGGAAGGGTGGGCTCTCCATCGGCTATGTCGCCACCAAGAGCGCCAAGGACGCATCCGGCGCCCGCGTGCTGGCTCAAGTCGATCTTCACGAAATCAGCATTGTCCGAAATCCGGCCTCCAGCCGGACCCGCATCCTTTCAGTCAAATCGAAGGAGGGCAGCATGCCCGGTGATGAGAACGGCGCCGCAGCCGACACGGCGGCCCTGGAAGTGAAGGTCGCCGACCTCGACAAGGCGGTGAAGTCGCTTCCGGTGGTGGACCTGAAGCCCTTCACGGAACGCCTGGACAAGATCGAGGCGAAGATGAACCGCCCGGCCACGAAGGACACGCCCGCCGAACCGACGCTTGAGCGGAAGTCCTTCGCCACCTATCTGCGCCACGGCAACGCCACGCCCGCCGAAGAGCTGAAGAGCCTCACGGTGTCGTCCGACCCGCAGGGCGGCTATCTCGCCCCGGCCGAGATGAGCACCGAGTTCGTGCGCGACCTGGTGGAGTTCTCCCCCATCCGCGCCGTCGCCAGCGTGCGCAGCACCGGCGCGCCGTCCGTGATCTATCCCAAGCGAACCGGCATCACGAACGCCAAGTGGAAGGGCGAGACGCAGGCGTCCGAGGCTTCCGAACCCGCGTTCGGCCAGCTGGAAATCCCGGTCAAGGAGGTGAACACCTTCGTTGACGTGAGCAACCAGTTGCTCGCCGACAGCGCCGGACAGGCGGAAGCCGAGGTGCGCCTCGCGCTCGCCGAAGACTTTGGCCAGAAGGAGGGCCTCGCCTTCCTGAAGGGTAACGGCGTTCTGGAGCCCACCGGCCTGCTGACCGATGCCAGCATCGGCTACACGGCCAATGGCCACGCCACCAATCTTTCGGCCGATGCGCTGATCGGCTTCATGTATGCGCTGCCCGCCGCCTATCGCAATCGCGGCTCCTGGCTCCTGAACGGCACCACCCTTGCCGTCATCCGCAAGCTGAAGGACGGACAGGGGAATTACCTCTGGCAGCCCAGCTTCCAGGCGGGCCAGCCCGAGACCATCCTCGGCCGCCCGGTGGTGGAGGCGGTGGACATGCCCGACATCGCCGCGGACGCCTTCCCCATCATGTTCGGCGACCTCGCCACGGGCTACCGCATCGTGGACCGTGTGGCGCTCACCATCCTGGTGAACCCCTACATCCGCGCCACGGACGGCGTGACGCGCATTCATGCCACCCGGCGGGTGGGCGGTGGCGTCATCCAGCCCAAGGCCCTGCGCAAGCTCAAGATGGCCGTGAGCTGA
- a CDS encoding HNH endonuclease signature motif containing protein produces MPVRAPRICGCGHRIASGEVCPCERRRKAEADKRRPSARERGYDSKWDREREAFLKTHPTCARPQCGAPATVVDHIEPHRGDMKKFWNRSNWQPLCAGCHSRWKQSREKREAAHG; encoded by the coding sequence ATGCCCGTCCGCGCCCCTCGCATCTGCGGCTGTGGCCACCGCATCGCCTCTGGCGAGGTGTGCCCGTGCGAGCGGCGCCGGAAGGCCGAGGCGGACAAGCGCCGGCCCTCGGCCCGTGAGCGCGGCTATGACAGCAAGTGGGACCGGGAGCGCGAGGCGTTCCTGAAGACCCACCCCACATGCGCCCGCCCGCAGTGCGGCGCGCCGGCAACTGTGGTGGATCATATCGAGCCCCATCGCGGCGACATGAAAAAGTTCTGGAACCGCAGCAACTGGCAGCCCTTGTGCGCCGGCTGCCATTCCCGGTGGAAGCAGTCCCGTGAGAAGCGCGAGGCCGCCCATGGCTGA
- a CDS encoding phage terminase small subunit P27 family, whose product MKGRKPKETLPGSSPVTSLPTPPTWLSRDAKGEWRRVAPILINERRTLTVADLAMLESYCTAVGLVAEASRIIAKEGLIYMSATGPKKHPAVAIRSDGMTQARQIASELGLTPASRSRPAVRNDDDQDAPDLDL is encoded by the coding sequence ATGAAGGGCCGAAAGCCGAAAGAGACCCTCCCCGGTTCCTCCCCGGTGACGAGCCTTCCGACGCCTCCCACCTGGTTGTCGAGGGATGCGAAGGGCGAATGGCGCCGCGTCGCGCCCATCCTGATCAACGAGCGCCGGACGCTGACCGTTGCGGACCTGGCCATGCTCGAAAGCTACTGCACCGCCGTGGGGCTGGTGGCCGAGGCCTCCCGGATCATCGCGAAAGAGGGGCTCATCTACATGAGCGCGACCGGGCCGAAGAAGCATCCGGCCGTTGCGATCCGCTCGGACGGCATGACGCAGGCGCGGCAGATCGCTTCCGAGCTCGGTTTGACGCCGGCCAGCCGCTCGCGCCCCGCCGTGAGGAATGATGATGACCAAGACGCACCCGACCTGGATCTTTGA
- a CDS encoding phage portal protein, which yields MLALFGASAQTAAGVAVGPGNALTVPAVSCAVRAISEAAACLDVTVKRREPDGTETEVTDHPVAALLRDGPNDWTDGFTFLRDLVAQALIYDTGGLGWINRVNGRPVEILHFQPGFLTAQDDGTGTGACRYFLNGGAIPAQDTIHLRSPFGRSPLSLARESIGLALTLDAHAARLFGNGARPSGVLSLKERMTPEAIARIRSSWQLAHGAGKSGGTAIVEGGAEYSPLTMTSVDSQFMEMRSFEILQVARAFRVPPQMLYDLSRATWSNAEQMGREFLTYTLEPWLRALEGCLRRALFTPEEFPTHRVAFDRDDLTRASLTERATAINSLISSRVLNPNEGRDWLDLPPRAGGEEYANPNTGSNQPGAAAPQGSAT from the coding sequence TTGCTCGCTCTGTTTGGCGCATCTGCCCAGACAGCGGCGGGCGTGGCCGTGGGGCCTGGAAATGCCCTGACCGTCCCTGCCGTGTCCTGTGCCGTGCGAGCGATCAGCGAGGCCGCCGCGTGCCTCGACGTGACCGTTAAGCGTCGCGAGCCGGACGGCACCGAGACCGAGGTGACAGACCATCCGGTGGCCGCGCTCTTGCGGGACGGGCCGAACGACTGGACGGACGGCTTCACCTTCCTGCGAGACCTGGTGGCGCAAGCCCTGATCTACGACACGGGCGGCTTGGGCTGGATCAATCGGGTGAACGGCCGGCCGGTGGAGATCCTCCACTTTCAGCCCGGCTTTCTGACCGCACAGGACGACGGCACCGGCACCGGCGCGTGCCGCTATTTCCTGAACGGTGGTGCGATTCCAGCCCAGGATACAATCCACCTGCGCTCGCCGTTCGGCCGCTCGCCGCTGTCCCTGGCGCGCGAAAGCATCGGCCTGGCGCTCACACTCGACGCCCACGCGGCGCGCCTGTTCGGCAACGGCGCCCGACCCTCTGGCGTGCTCTCGCTGAAAGAGCGGATGACGCCGGAAGCCATCGCCCGCATTCGTTCGTCCTGGCAGCTTGCGCACGGCGCCGGCAAGTCCGGCGGCACGGCCATCGTGGAAGGCGGGGCCGAGTATTCGCCCCTCACGATGACCAGCGTTGACAGCCAGTTCATGGAAATGCGGTCCTTCGAGATCCTCCAGGTTGCCCGCGCCTTCCGCGTGCCGCCGCAGATGCTCTACGACCTTTCGCGCGCCACCTGGTCGAACGCCGAACAGATGGGGCGGGAGTTCCTTACTTACACGCTGGAACCCTGGCTCCGTGCCCTGGAAGGGTGCCTGCGCCGTGCGCTCTTCACGCCGGAAGAGTTCCCCACGCATCGCGTCGCCTTCGACCGGGACGACCTGACGCGCGCCTCGCTGACCGAGCGCGCCACTGCCATCAACTCGCTGATCTCCTCGCGCGTCCTCAATCCGAACGAGGGCCGCGACTGGCTGGACCTGCCGCCCCGCGCCGGCGGCGAGGAATACGCGAACCCGAACACCGGATCGAACCAGCCCGGCGCCGCGGCGCCGCAGGGAAGCGCCACATGA
- a CDS encoding DUF3168 domain-containing protein → MTPDLALQRALIARLTATTDVTALVPASDIIDGLPTPARFPSILVGEGQVVREANTLAANHRRVYATLHVWTKAMPQARAIAGAITSAVEHQPLTLATGYRAISTVIASARFMRDEEEAHGVVTVDSLVEVTA, encoded by the coding sequence ATGACACCGGACCTCGCCTTGCAGCGCGCTCTGATCGCCCGGCTCACGGCCACCACGGACGTGACGGCCCTTGTCCCTGCGTCGGACATCATAGACGGCCTGCCCACGCCTGCCCGCTTCCCCTCGATCCTGGTCGGTGAAGGGCAAGTGGTGAGGGAAGCGAACACCCTCGCTGCGAACCACCGGCGCGTCTATGCCACCCTTCACGTCTGGACCAAGGCCATGCCGCAAGCCCGTGCCATCGCAGGCGCGATCACCTCAGCAGTGGAGCACCAGCCCCTTACGCTCGCCACCGGCTATCGCGCCATCTCAACCGTGATCGCCTCTGCCCGCTTCATGCGTGATGAGGAAGAAGCCCATGGTGTCGTGACCGTGGATAGCCTGGTCGAGGTGACAGCATGA
- a CDS encoding terminase large subunit has protein sequence MTKTHPTWIFDGSPIPDPFGYGDRAVRFLRALKHPKSTAPGHAFRLDPWQERIVRRIYGPRHEDGTRIVKTVPMLLPRGNRKTSLAAALALLHTVGPERVPGGEVISAAADRKQARLAYAEAVGIVRATRAVSKVSALQDYKNRLVSTRHASFYEAISCDAGTQHGRTPAFVLADELHAWKKRDLWDVLRSGLVKTPGSLLVVATTAGRGQENIAWDIIDYARKVARGEIDDPSCLPILFEADRDCDWTDEAVWRSVNPGLAHGYPDIAGLRQLAREAKERPGDREAFRQLNLNIWLDHSADPFVDMAVYDEGAQPVDLEALEGAPCWLGVDLSSTGDLTCIVAAWRDGEDGYVVHPWFFCPEDNLRARAERDGVPYPTWAEQGFITPTPGNVVDYRHVEAVVRDLCERFEVREIAFDPYMARNTLNNLLEDGLPAVEMRQGWVTMAPAVKELERAILGRRFTHGGHPVLRWCFDNIAVQKDSAGNLFFHKGKSRDRIDGAVACAMAVGRASFGEGGSIYDSDDWSPELMVM, from the coding sequence ATGACCAAGACGCACCCGACCTGGATCTTTGACGGCTCGCCGATCCCCGATCCGTTCGGCTATGGCGATCGGGCGGTGCGGTTTCTGCGGGCGTTGAAGCACCCCAAGAGCACCGCCCCCGGCCACGCCTTCCGGCTCGATCCCTGGCAAGAGCGCATCGTGCGCCGCATCTATGGGCCGCGTCACGAGGACGGCACGCGCATCGTGAAGACCGTCCCCATGCTTCTGCCACGCGGCAACCGGAAGACCTCGCTCGCCGCGGCCCTGGCATTGCTTCACACGGTGGGACCGGAACGGGTGCCCGGCGGCGAGGTGATCAGCGCGGCCGCGGATCGGAAGCAGGCCCGGCTTGCCTATGCCGAGGCCGTTGGCATCGTGCGCGCCACGCGGGCGGTGTCCAAGGTGTCGGCGCTCCAGGACTACAAGAACCGGCTGGTGAGCACCCGGCATGCCAGCTTCTATGAGGCGATTTCCTGTGACGCCGGCACGCAGCACGGGCGCACGCCGGCCTTTGTGCTCGCCGATGAATTGCACGCGTGGAAGAAGCGCGACCTCTGGGATGTGCTCCGGTCCGGCCTGGTGAAGACGCCCGGTTCCCTCCTGGTGGTGGCCACCACCGCCGGCCGGGGACAGGAGAACATCGCGTGGGACATCATCGACTATGCCCGCAAGGTGGCGCGCGGCGAGATCGATGATCCTTCCTGCCTGCCGATCCTCTTCGAGGCGGATCGCGATTGCGATTGGACGGACGAGGCTGTGTGGCGCTCGGTCAATCCAGGCCTTGCCCACGGCTATCCCGACATTGCCGGCCTGCGCCAACTGGCTCGCGAGGCGAAGGAACGCCCTGGCGACCGGGAGGCCTTCCGCCAATTGAACCTGAACATCTGGCTGGATCACTCGGCAGATCCGTTCGTGGACATGGCCGTCTATGACGAAGGCGCCCAGCCGGTGGACCTGGAGGCGCTCGAAGGCGCGCCTTGCTGGCTTGGTGTGGACCTGTCTTCCACGGGTGACCTGACCTGCATCGTGGCCGCCTGGCGCGATGGGGAGGACGGCTATGTGGTCCACCCCTGGTTCTTCTGCCCGGAGGACAATCTTCGCGCCCGGGCCGAGCGGGACGGCGTGCCCTATCCCACCTGGGCGGAACAGGGCTTCATCACGCCCACCCCCGGAAACGTGGTGGATTATCGCCACGTTGAGGCCGTGGTGCGCGACCTGTGCGAGCGCTTCGAGGTGCGCGAGATCGCCTTTGATCCGTACATGGCGCGCAACACCCTGAACAACCTCCTGGAGGACGGCCTTCCCGCCGTCGAGATGCGGCAAGGCTGGGTCACCATGGCACCGGCCGTGAAGGAACTGGAGCGCGCCATTCTCGGCAGGCGCTTCACACACGGCGGGCACCCCGTCCTTCGCTGGTGCTTCGACAACATCGCCGTCCAGAAAGACAGCGCCGGCAACCTCTTCTTCCACAAGGGCAAGAGCCGCGACCGCATTGACGGCGCCGTGGCCTGCGCCATGGCCGTGGGCCGCGCCAGCTTCGGCGAAGGCGGCTCCATCTACGACAGCGACGACTGGTCGCCCGAACTCATGGTGATGTGA